In one Zobellia galactanivorans genomic region, the following are encoded:
- a CDS encoding FKBP-type peptidyl-prolyl cis-trans isomerase, with product MSQVKENDKVKVHYTGKLATGEVFDSSVERGEPIEFTLGQGQLIPGFEKGLIDMKVNEKKTVNIPKEEAYGLPRTELIQEVPKSQLPQDIEPKVGMGLVSQTQSGQEINLVVTDVKEETIVVDGNHPLAGKDLVFDIEVIEIL from the coding sequence ATGAGTCAAGTTAAAGAGAACGATAAAGTAAAGGTACATTATACAGGCAAGTTGGCCACTGGAGAGGTTTTTGACAGCTCTGTGGAAAGGGGAGAGCCTATTGAGTTCACCCTAGGTCAAGGCCAGTTGATACCAGGTTTTGAAAAAGGACTTATTGATATGAAGGTCAATGAGAAGAAAACCGTTAATATTCCTAAGGAGGAGGCTTACGGTTTGCCTAGAACCGAGTTGATACAAGAAGTGCCTAAAAGTCAATTGCCTCAAGATATTGAGCCAAAAGTGGGAATGGGACTTGTTTCTCAGACGCAAAGTGGGCAAGAGATCAATTTGGTCGTAACCGATGTAAAGGAAGAGACTATTGTAGTGGATGGGAACCATCCATTGGCCGGTAAAGATTTGGTATTCGATATAGAAGTGATCGAAATCTTGTAA
- a CDS encoding LuxE/PaaK family acyltransferase, whose protein sequence is MDGKQIFNIESKGEFDVQALKVFRHQYDQNEVYREFCSYLGKSTENVGDISEIPFLPISFFKSKEIISGKKHPEAIFTSSGTTGSQTSTHIVNRIALYEQSFRKAFSLFYGNIEDYCVLALLPSYLEREGSSLIYMVDDMIQKSKHPDSGFYLHDLDGLREKLIALDASGQKVLLIGVSFALLDMTESHSLRLNHTIVMETGGMKGRRKELIREELHHILKKGFGVQSIHSEYGMTELLSQGYSKGNGIFETPPWMKILIRDTEDPLTYQGHQKTGGINVIDLANIDSCAFIATQDLGKTYTNGSFEVLGRFDHSDVRGCNLMVL, encoded by the coding sequence ATGGACGGTAAGCAAATCTTCAATATCGAATCAAAAGGTGAATTTGATGTACAGGCCCTCAAAGTCTTTAGGCATCAATATGACCAAAATGAGGTGTATCGTGAATTTTGTTCGTATTTGGGAAAATCTACCGAGAACGTCGGGGATATAAGCGAAATTCCCTTCCTCCCCATTTCCTTCTTTAAATCGAAGGAAATCATTTCCGGGAAAAAACACCCGGAAGCCATTTTTACAAGTAGTGGTACCACCGGAAGCCAGACCAGCACGCATATTGTAAACCGCATCGCCCTTTACGAGCAGAGTTTCCGAAAAGCTTTTAGCCTGTTTTATGGAAACATAGAAGACTATTGCGTATTGGCCCTACTACCTTCTTATCTCGAACGAGAGGGATCTTCGCTCATCTACATGGTAGACGACATGATCCAAAAGAGCAAACACCCCGACAGCGGCTTCTACCTTCACGACCTTGATGGTCTTCGAGAAAAATTGATCGCCCTAGATGCCAGCGGGCAGAAAGTTCTATTGATAGGAGTGTCTTTTGCCCTTCTCGATATGACAGAGAGCCACTCGCTTCGGCTAAACCATACCATTGTTATGGAAACTGGAGGGATGAAAGGGCGCAGAAAAGAATTGATCCGCGAAGAATTGCACCACATCCTAAAAAAAGGATTCGGTGTTCAGTCCATACATTCCGAATACGGAATGACCGAACTACTGTCACAGGGCTACTCTAAGGGAAACGGTATTTTTGAGACCCCACCTTGGATGAAAATACTAATACGCGATACTGAGGATCCATTGACCTATCAAGGCCATCAAAAAACGGGAGGCATAAATGTCATCGATTTGGCCAATATAGATTCTTGCGCCTTTATCGCAACGCAAGACCTAGGCAAAACCTATACAAACGGTAGCTTTGAGGTGCTCGGTAGGTTTGATCATTCCGATGTAAGGGGATGCAATCTAATGGTGCTTTAA
- a CDS encoding LysE family translocator, translated as MLHLLLLFFATFSAAFIATVPPGLLNMNAAKVSVEKGKLNGIIFGLGVATVVILQATVAVYISRFLHKNPEVIDVLLRIALGVFGFFMVYFFIAGRKNKKKAPKIVKVSKKNSFFKGMLLAALNLLTIPYYSGLNIMWNASGWIKFQAWDILVFILAAGSGTFTVLYMYAVYFNKLEHKSNRFSKNSNYIISALMLVLLIITILRIVFR; from the coding sequence ATGTTGCATCTTTTGCTACTTTTTTTTGCTACTTTTTCGGCGGCCTTTATAGCGACGGTACCACCGGGGCTGTTGAATATGAATGCGGCAAAGGTGAGTGTGGAAAAAGGCAAGCTGAACGGAATTATTTTTGGCTTAGGGGTGGCTACCGTAGTCATTCTTCAGGCTACCGTTGCGGTCTATATTTCAAGGTTTTTACATAAAAATCCCGAAGTAATAGACGTGCTCTTGAGAATTGCCCTTGGGGTCTTCGGTTTTTTTATGGTGTATTTTTTTATCGCAGGGCGCAAAAACAAAAAGAAGGCCCCGAAAATTGTCAAGGTCAGCAAGAAGAACAGTTTTTTTAAGGGAATGTTGTTGGCCGCATTGAATCTGTTGACCATACCCTATTATAGCGGACTCAATATCATGTGGAACGCCTCCGGCTGGATCAAATTTCAGGCTTGGGATATCCTTGTATTTATTTTGGCGGCAGGTAGCGGAACCTTTACGGTACTTTATATGTACGCGGTGTACTTCAATAAACTTGAGCATAAATCGAACCGATTTTCAAAGAATAGTAACTATATTATCAGCGCGCTCATGTTGGTCTTATTGATTATAACTATTTTAAGAATCGTGTTTCGGTAA
- a CDS encoding response regulator transcription factor, with product MKKKDIKILLVDDEPDILEIVGYNLTTEGYQVFTAKNGVEGVAMAKKKQPHLIILDVMMPEMDGIEACETIRNTAGLENSIITFLTARGEDYSQVAGFDAGADDYITKPIRPKVLVSKVKALLRRLKEESAPQDDIVKVGNIVINREEYKIMNDGQEIVLPRKEFELLALLTSKPNKVFKREVILDRVWGNEVVVGGRTIDVHIRKLREKIGEHHFKTVKGVGYKFVL from the coding sequence ATGAAAAAGAAAGACATTAAGATATTATTGGTAGACGACGAGCCGGACATTCTAGAAATTGTCGGGTACAATCTTACTACCGAAGGCTATCAAGTCTTTACGGCCAAGAATGGAGTTGAAGGCGTAGCCATGGCAAAGAAGAAGCAGCCCCATTTGATAATACTGGATGTGATGATGCCCGAGATGGACGGTATAGAGGCTTGTGAGACTATTAGAAACACGGCCGGACTGGAGAACTCTATCATAACTTTTCTTACGGCACGCGGCGAAGACTATTCGCAAGTGGCCGGTTTTGATGCCGGGGCCGATGATTATATTACCAAGCCCATTAGACCGAAAGTTCTGGTCAGTAAGGTGAAGGCCCTTTTAAGAAGGTTAAAGGAAGAAAGTGCCCCGCAGGATGATATTGTTAAGGTGGGCAATATTGTAATCAATAGGGAAGAATACAAAATAATGAACGATGGCCAAGAAATCGTTCTGCCTAGAAAAGAATTTGAACTTTTGGCCCTGTTGACTTCAAAACCCAATAAGGTTTTTAAAAGGGAAGTTATACTAGATAGGGTCTGGGGCAATGAAGTCGTGGTCGGTGGACGTACGATCGACGTGCATATTAGAAAGCTTCGTGAGAAAATCGGAGAGCATCATTTCAAGACCGTAAAAGGTGTAGGCTACAAGTTTGTGCTCTAA
- the trmB gene encoding tRNA (guanosine(46)-N7)-methyltransferase TrmB: MGSKNKLKRFKENETFPNVIQPSREAVKQGFGLRGKWNDFFKNDNPIVLELGCGKGEYTVGLAKQDPNKNFIGIDIKGARLWRGAKTALEDDLKNVAFLRTQIELVDELFAKDEVSEIWITFPDPQIKYKRTKHRMTNESFLAKYRKILLPDGLMHLKTDSEFMHGYTLGLLHGLGLTVNYANHDVYKNEGSPKEVLELQTFYEKQYLEKGKPITYIQFKIH, translated from the coding sequence TTGGGAAGTAAAAACAAACTGAAACGCTTTAAGGAGAACGAGACTTTTCCAAATGTCATTCAACCAAGCAGGGAAGCCGTAAAACAAGGTTTCGGGTTAAGGGGCAAGTGGAACGATTTTTTTAAGAACGACAATCCTATTGTGTTGGAGCTGGGCTGTGGTAAGGGCGAATATACCGTAGGCTTGGCCAAGCAAGACCCCAATAAGAATTTTATAGGTATCGATATCAAGGGGGCAAGGTTGTGGCGTGGGGCCAAGACGGCACTCGAGGATGATCTCAAGAACGTAGCCTTCCTAAGAACACAAATCGAACTGGTAGACGAACTCTTTGCCAAGGATGAGGTTTCCGAAATCTGGATAACCTTTCCTGATCCCCAAATAAAGTACAAGCGTACAAAACATCGAATGACCAACGAAAGTTTCTTGGCCAAATACAGGAAAATATTACTTCCTGACGGCCTAATGCACCTAAAGACCGATAGTGAGTTTATGCACGGTTATACTTTGGGGCTTTTGCATGGTTTAGGACTGACAGTGAATTACGCCAACCATGACGTATACAAAAATGAAGGAAGCCCAAAAGAGGTTTTGGAACTTCAAACTTTCTACGAAAAACAGTATCTTGAAAAAGGGAAACCCATAACCTATATCCAATTTAAGATCCACTAG
- the tyrS gene encoding tyrosine--tRNA ligase translates to MTSNFVEELKWRGMLHDAMPGTEEHLMNEMQSAYVGIDPTADSLHIGHLVGVMMLRHFQLAGHKPYALIGGATGMIGDPSGKSAERNLLDEATLRHNQEAIKGQLSRFLDFDGDAENAAILVNNYDWMKDFTFLDFIRDVGKHITVNYMMAKDSVKKRLSAESKEGMSFTEFTYQMVQGYDFLYLYQNYNCTLQMGGSDQWGNITTGTELIRRIGNGKGYALTCPLITKADGTKFGKTEGGNIWLDAERTSPYKFYQYWLNTSDVDAEKYIKIFTFLSKDEIEALIKEHQEAPHMRVLQKRLAEEITVMVHSQEDLGNAQKASNILFGKSTSEDLKNLDEKTFLDVFDGVPQAEISKSELTPGLDMIGALADKTGFLTSNSEARRELKQNSISVNKEKVKADYQIGENDLINGKFVLLQRGKKNYFVLVVN, encoded by the coding sequence ATGACTTCAAACTTTGTAGAAGAATTAAAATGGAGAGGCATGTTGCACGATGCGATGCCCGGAACGGAAGAACACCTGATGAATGAAATGCAATCGGCCTATGTAGGTATAGACCCGACCGCAGATTCATTGCACATCGGTCATTTGGTAGGGGTGATGATGCTCCGCCATTTTCAGTTGGCCGGCCATAAGCCTTATGCCCTTATTGGCGGTGCCACGGGCATGATCGGGGATCCTTCCGGAAAATCGGCAGAGCGTAATCTGTTGGATGAAGCTACCCTTCGGCATAATCAAGAAGCCATAAAAGGGCAGTTGTCGCGATTTTTAGATTTTGATGGCGATGCCGAGAATGCCGCCATTTTGGTCAATAATTACGACTGGATGAAAGACTTTACCTTCTTGGATTTTATCAGGGATGTTGGAAAACACATTACCGTAAACTATATGATGGCCAAGGATTCCGTAAAAAAACGACTTTCGGCCGAATCTAAAGAAGGAATGTCCTTTACCGAGTTCACTTATCAGATGGTACAGGGCTACGATTTTCTATACCTCTATCAAAATTATAATTGCACCTTGCAAATGGGAGGTAGTGATCAGTGGGGAAACATTACTACAGGTACTGAGCTGATCCGAAGAATAGGAAATGGAAAAGGCTATGCCTTGACCTGTCCGTTGATTACCAAGGCCGATGGAACCAAGTTCGGTAAGACCGAAGGCGGTAATATTTGGTTGGATGCGGAGCGGACCTCCCCCTATAAGTTTTATCAATATTGGTTGAATACCTCAGATGTCGATGCCGAGAAATACATCAAAATATTTACTTTTCTGAGTAAGGACGAAATAGAGGCATTGATAAAGGAGCATCAAGAAGCCCCACATATGAGGGTCTTGCAGAAGCGCTTGGCAGAAGAGATTACCGTAATGGTGCATTCACAGGAAGATTTGGGGAATGCCCAAAAAGCAAGTAATATCCTTTTTGGAAAGTCGACTTCGGAAGACCTTAAAAACTTGGACGAAAAGACTTTTTTAGATGTTTTTGACGGTGTGCCACAGGCTGAAATTTCGAAGTCTGAGCTCACTCCCGGATTGGATATGATCGGGGCTTTGGCCGATAAGACCGGATTCTTGACTTCCAACAGTGAAGCCCGTAGGGAGCTGAAACAGAATTCCATTTCCGTAAACAAGGAAAAAGTAAAGGCCGATTACCAGATTGGCGAAAACGATCTGATCAATGGCAAATTTGTACTCTTGCAACGAGGCAAAAAGAACTATTTTGTTTTGGTAGTGAACTGA
- a CDS encoding sensor histidine kinase: MPPRLRRSYRFALRSSFMITVIFVLLLALFLLLFNAFNWVVIIVTSFLLFPISFTVLQVRIEKFIYRRIKKIYDDVAMLETSSIVSGPITTDMKTLTEEIGKFAKDKRIEIDTLKIREEYRKDFLGNVSHELKTPLFTVQGYIETLLDGAIDDKNVRRKYLQRASKGVDRLIYIVKDLDLITKLEVGDLNLKREPFDIIELIQNVFDLLEMKSAKKKIILTFDMEYDEPIIVFADKEKIQQVVTNFLVNSIKYGHTNGTTEVSVENLIKNKVIVRVTDNGEGIPKQHIPRLFERFYRVDKSGSRSEGGSGLGLAIVKHIVEAHGEKIYVESEMGVGSEFSFTLEKAKEKQLAKASPKI, from the coding sequence ATGCCTCCTAGATTAAGAAGGTCATACCGCTTTGCGCTACGGTCTTCTTTTATGATTACCGTAATCTTTGTTTTGCTGTTGGCGCTGTTTTTGCTCCTTTTCAATGCTTTTAATTGGGTAGTCATTATCGTTACCTCCTTTTTGTTGTTTCCTATTAGCTTTACCGTTTTACAGGTGCGGATAGAAAAGTTTATCTACCGCCGGATAAAGAAAATATACGATGATGTGGCTATGTTGGAAACGTCTTCGATTGTCTCTGGTCCCATTACTACCGACATGAAAACCCTTACCGAGGAAATCGGGAAATTTGCCAAAGACAAACGTATAGAGATCGATACCCTTAAAATTAGGGAAGAGTACCGAAAAGATTTTCTCGGCAACGTATCGCACGAGCTTAAAACACCGCTGTTTACCGTTCAAGGGTATATAGAAACCCTATTGGACGGGGCCATAGACGATAAAAATGTACGCCGAAAGTACCTTCAAAGGGCCAGTAAGGGGGTGGATCGACTTATCTATATCGTGAAAGACCTTGACCTTATTACCAAGTTGGAGGTAGGCGACCTTAATCTGAAGAGGGAGCCTTTTGATATTATTGAGCTCATTCAAAATGTCTTCGATCTTTTGGAAATGAAATCGGCCAAAAAGAAGATCATACTTACTTTTGATATGGAGTATGACGAGCCTATTATAGTATTCGCCGATAAGGAAAAAATACAGCAAGTAGTAACCAATTTTCTTGTAAACTCCATAAAATACGGACATACCAACGGTACTACCGAGGTAAGTGTGGAAAACCTGATCAAGAACAAGGTAATCGTTAGGGTAACCGATAACGGAGAAGGTATTCCGAAACAACACATACCCCGCCTTTTTGAACGTTTCTATAGGGTGGATAAAAGCGGTAGCCGCAGCGAAGGAGGTTCTGGTCTAGGCCTTGCTATTGTAAAGCATATCGTTGAGGCGCACGGGGAAAAGATATATGTGGAAAGTGAAATGGGTGTAGGTTCGGAATTTTCTTTTACTTTGGAAAAAGCAAAAGAGAAACAGCTGGCCAAAGCCTCACCAAAAATTTAA
- a CDS encoding NAD-dependent epimerase/dehydratase family protein, whose translation MVLVTGGTGLVGSHLLLKLVQNGDSVRAIYRKGSNLERVAKVFGYYTDDAQALFNKIEWVEADITDIPALESAFDQVSQVYHTAALISFDPKKFDILEKINTEGTANVVNLCIAHKIKKLCYTSTIGAIGKSMGNAMANEENPWTSREANVYGLTKQAAEMEVWRGSQEGLSVVMVNPGVIIGPGFWNSGSGDLFTVAQKGYRFYPPGGTGFITVYDVVKMMVALMGSEISNERYIAVAENLTFKEILTKITSELGIKPPTTPLKYWQLEVGRWFDWLKNLFLQNGRRITKNSIRSLKNREIYDNQKIKTDLGFEFEALDEAISFCCKRFTEECL comes from the coding sequence ATGGTATTGGTAACGGGCGGAACGGGGTTAGTAGGCTCACATCTTTTATTGAAATTGGTGCAGAACGGTGATTCCGTTCGAGCCATATATAGGAAAGGCAGTAATCTTGAGCGCGTAGCCAAGGTCTTTGGCTATTATACCGACGATGCCCAAGCCCTTTTCAATAAAATAGAATGGGTCGAGGCCGATATTACCGACATTCCCGCCCTTGAAAGCGCCTTTGACCAGGTCAGCCAAGTCTACCATACCGCTGCCCTTATTTCCTTCGACCCTAAAAAATTCGACATCCTCGAAAAAATAAATACCGAGGGCACGGCCAATGTGGTCAACCTCTGTATTGCCCACAAAATCAAAAAACTGTGCTACACCAGTACGATCGGGGCTATCGGCAAAAGCATGGGCAATGCCATGGCCAACGAAGAAAACCCGTGGACATCAAGAGAGGCCAATGTATACGGACTCACAAAACAGGCTGCGGAAATGGAGGTTTGGCGCGGCTCACAGGAAGGACTATCGGTAGTAATGGTAAATCCGGGGGTAATTATCGGCCCGGGCTTTTGGAACAGTGGCAGTGGCGACCTTTTTACCGTCGCCCAAAAAGGATATCGTTTTTACCCCCCTGGGGGAACCGGCTTTATAACCGTTTACGATGTAGTTAAAATGATGGTGGCGTTAATGGGTTCCGAAATCAGCAATGAACGCTATATTGCCGTGGCCGAGAACCTGACGTTTAAAGAAATCCTTACAAAGATTACATCTGAACTGGGTATCAAGCCCCCCACTACCCCATTAAAATATTGGCAACTTGAAGTCGGAAGGTGGTTCGACTGGCTTAAAAACCTCTTCCTTCAAAATGGGCGCCGGATTACAAAAAACTCCATCCGCTCCTTAAAAAATAGGGAAATATACGACAACCAAAAAATCAAGACCGACCTTGGTTTTGAGTTCGAAGCCCTAGACGAAGCTATATCGTTTTGCTGTAAGCGGTTTACCGAAGAGTGTCTTTAG
- a CDS encoding T9SS type A sorting domain-containing protein encodes MKHFYLVITFLCISFSYGQDAKGNGDIKGFKLYPNPVTSGKVYISTSESTPKQIAIYDVLGTQVLQTQINGTELNLSELDAGVYVLRVYQNNKVATRKLIVK; translated from the coding sequence ATGAAGCACTTTTACTTGGTAATTACTTTCTTATGTATCTCCTTTTCCTATGGCCAAGACGCCAAAGGTAATGGTGATATTAAAGGGTTTAAACTTTATCCCAACCCCGTCACGAGCGGCAAGGTATATATTAGCACCTCAGAAAGTACGCCCAAGCAGATTGCCATATATGATGTGTTAGGCACCCAGGTGCTACAAACACAGATTAACGGTACCGAACTCAATCTTTCCGAGCTTGATGCCGGCGTATACGTCCTACGCGTTTACCAAAACAACAAAGTAGCGACAAGAAAGTTGATCGTAAAGTAA
- a CDS encoding T9SS type A sorting domain-containing protein, whose product MCVFTLGASAQDAFDFQNQKSEEIPGFKIYPNPAFTDVVNVITRDNHLKQVRVYDVFGEIVLSEKISRSNLNISGLVPGVYVLQVTENKKTSNRKLVIK is encoded by the coding sequence ATGTGTGTATTCACCCTTGGTGCGTCCGCCCAAGATGCTTTCGATTTTCAAAATCAGAAAAGCGAAGAAATCCCAGGCTTTAAAATATACCCCAATCCGGCCTTCACCGATGTTGTCAATGTCATAACCAGAGACAACCATTTAAAACAGGTAAGGGTCTACGACGTGTTCGGGGAAATTGTACTCTCTGAAAAAATATCAAGAAGTAACCTGAACATATCCGGCTTGGTCCCTGGCGTCTACGTTTTGCAAGTAACCGAAAACAAAAAGACGAGCAACAGAAAGTTGGTGATAAAATAA
- a CDS encoding TonB-dependent receptor — translation MLKKILFATTLVFAQWCFAQTGTISGKMMDGEFNDVLPFANILIKGTTIGSSSDFDGVYALEVEPGTYTVSFSYIGYTSKEITDVVVEAGKATEVNVTLQPASAQLDEVVVTTTVSKNTEASVLNLQKNSVNLMDGLSLEAIKTTGASNIASAIKSVPGVSVQEGKYVIVRGLGDRYTKSILNGMDIPGLDPDKNTVQMDIFPTNILENVIVLKSAAAELPADFTGGVVNVVTKDFPAQKQMSFSASVGYNNNMHFKDNYLSYEGGGTDFLGFDDGTRELPISKQAVIPSPSSSENENLEGITRSFEKTMATERQNSKPDFSLGFSYGNQFDVGDNKLGFIASLDYKNTTTFYEGFENGIYQKNPESDVNELRFDRRQEGDIGSNNILASILTGLSYKTGKSKYRLNFLHIQNGESRAALYDQETQISNSIEVVKDNLEYTQSSVTNLLLSGKHTSEDASFVTEWSLSPTLAKVHDKDIRLSTFIVEPNGFSISPDAGFPQRLWRNLEETNAVGKIDFSKSYEMFGNKSMLKFGGLYSYKQREYDIQNYRIRFFDFTTADLNGDPDLILADENIWSLDNNSGSYFSGNFQPANNYDAEQNTIAAYLSNEFKFSEKFRAILGLRAEQFTTYFTGQNNTGSEIYDNEKTIDELDFFPSANLIYGFKENMNFRVSYSRTTARPSFKELSVVQITDLLTGTLFIGNLDLVPTYVDNFDFRYEVFGDRAQMLAFSSFYKKLKDPIEIVAYSNVAPNQITPRNAPSADIFGLELEARKNFGFISESLSNLSINLNVSVIDSKIEMAKGENQEYETRLAFARDGETIEETRELQGQSPYLVNVGLNYNNRETGFETGAFFNVQGKTLQVIGFGQNADVYTQPFNSLNFNISKAFGEEQRSKVSFKANNILGDDRESLYESFGGITNRYSYRDPGVSFSLGYSLSF, via the coding sequence ATGCTGAAAAAAATACTCTTTGCAACTACCCTTGTTTTCGCACAATGGTGTTTTGCTCAAACCGGGACCATATCAGGGAAAATGATGGACGGTGAGTTTAACGATGTCCTCCCATTTGCCAATATCCTGATAAAGGGAACAACCATAGGAAGCTCCTCTGATTTTGATGGGGTGTATGCCTTGGAGGTGGAGCCCGGCACATACACAGTTTCGTTTTCATATATTGGTTACACATCAAAAGAAATTACCGATGTAGTTGTTGAAGCTGGTAAGGCTACTGAAGTAAATGTAACACTTCAGCCAGCTTCCGCTCAGTTAGATGAGGTAGTGGTTACCACTACGGTTAGCAAAAACACGGAAGCCTCGGTTTTAAACCTTCAAAAAAATTCAGTTAACCTTATGGATGGGTTATCATTGGAGGCTATAAAAACTACGGGTGCAAGTAATATTGCCTCAGCCATTAAAAGTGTGCCAGGAGTATCGGTACAAGAGGGGAAGTATGTAATTGTGAGAGGGTTGGGAGACCGTTATACCAAATCTATTTTAAATGGAATGGATATACCTGGCTTGGATCCGGATAAAAACACAGTTCAGATGGATATATTTCCTACCAACATTCTAGAAAATGTAATCGTTTTAAAATCTGCCGCAGCAGAATTACCTGCAGATTTTACCGGGGGTGTGGTAAACGTGGTTACCAAAGATTTTCCTGCTCAGAAACAGATGTCTTTTTCTGCTTCTGTGGGTTATAATAACAATATGCACTTTAAAGATAATTATTTATCCTACGAAGGTGGTGGAACCGATTTCCTTGGTTTTGATGATGGCACAAGAGAGTTGCCTATTTCTAAACAGGCGGTTATTCCAAGCCCATCTTCTTCGGAGAATGAAAATTTAGAGGGCATTACACGTTCTTTTGAAAAAACTATGGCCACGGAACGGCAAAATTCGAAACCCGATTTTAGCCTAGGTTTTAGTTACGGAAATCAATTTGACGTAGGCGATAACAAACTTGGTTTTATTGCATCTTTAGATTATAAAAACACCACTACTTTCTACGAGGGCTTTGAAAACGGTATCTACCAAAAAAACCCTGAAAGTGATGTTAACGAACTACGTTTTGACAGAAGGCAAGAAGGGGATATAGGTTCTAATAACATATTGGCATCTATTTTAACGGGCTTGTCTTATAAAACGGGCAAATCTAAGTACCGTTTAAACTTTCTTCACATTCAAAATGGAGAGTCAAGAGCGGCACTTTATGATCAAGAAACACAAATTTCCAATTCTATTGAGGTAGTTAAGGATAACCTTGAATATACACAGAGTTCGGTAACTAACTTATTGCTTTCTGGCAAACATACGTCTGAGGATGCTTCGTTTGTTACAGAATGGAGTTTGTCACCCACTTTGGCCAAAGTTCATGATAAGGATATAAGGTTGAGTACTTTTATTGTTGAACCTAATGGTTTCTCTATAAGTCCTGATGCTGGCTTTCCTCAACGTCTTTGGAGAAATCTTGAAGAAACCAATGCTGTAGGAAAAATTGATTTTTCTAAGAGTTATGAAATGTTCGGCAACAAGTCTATGTTGAAATTTGGTGGCCTTTACAGTTACAAGCAAAGAGAGTATGATATTCAAAACTATAGAATTCGTTTCTTTGATTTTACAACAGCGGACCTAAACGGTGACCCGGATTTAATTTTGGCAGATGAAAATATATGGAGCTTGGATAATAATTCTGGATCCTATTTTAGCGGTAACTTTCAGCCAGCTAACAACTACGATGCAGAACAGAATACCATTGCGGCATATCTTTCCAATGAATTTAAATTTTCGGAGAAATTCCGTGCTATACTAGGCTTAAGAGCTGAGCAGTTTACAACGTATTTTACAGGTCAAAACAATACAGGCAGTGAAATCTATGATAATGAAAAAACCATAGACGAACTTGATTTCTTTCCTTCTGCAAATTTAATTTACGGATTTAAGGAAAATATGAACTTTAGAGTTTCATACTCAAGAACTACGGCTCGTCCAAGTTTTAAAGAACTTTCGGTAGTTCAAATTACAGATCTTTTAACGGGTACACTTTTCATTGGTAATTTAGATTTGGTTCCTACTTATGTTGACAATTTTGACTTCAGGTATGAGGTTTTTGGAGACAGGGCTCAGATGTTGGCTTTCAGTAGCTTTTATAAAAAACTAAAAGATCCTATTGAGATAGTTGCTTACAGTAACGTAGCACCTAATCAGATTACGCCTCGTAATGCCCCTTCTGCCGATATATTTGGATTAGAACTTGAAGCGCGTAAGAATTTTGGATTTATTTCTGAGTCACTTAGTAACTTAAGCATAAACTTAAATGTCTCTGTTATTGATTCTAAAATTGAAATGGCAAAAGGTGAGAACCAGGAATATGAAACTAGACTTGCTTTTGCTAGAGATGGTGAAACAATTGAAGAAACGAGAGAGCTTCAAGGGCAATCTCCTTACTTAGTAAATGTGGGTCTAAACTATAATAACAGGGAAACTGGATTTGAAACCGGAGCATTTTTTAACGTTCAGGGAAAAACGTTACAAGTTATTGGTTTTGGTCAAAATGCTGACGTTTATACGCAACCTTTCAATAGTTTGAATTTTAATATTTCTAAGGCCTTTGGAGAAGAGCAACGCTCTAAAGTAAGTTTTAAAGCGAACAACATTCTTGGTGATGATCGTGAAAGTCTTTATGAATCTTTCGGAGGAATTACGAACCGTTACTCTTACAGAGATCCGGGTGTATCATTCTCTTTAGGATATAGCCTTTCTTTTTAA